A single genomic interval of Litoreibacter ponti harbors:
- a CDS encoding LysR substrate-binding domain-containing protein translates to MGKGFQQGITLRHLRALVALSDLKLVARVSEALGVTQPAVSKQIAELEKIVGVPVVTRDRNRLNLTPIGVRLADHARQALSQLDRAAFDIEAMTSGVSGSVSIGVVSSVASTLLPGTIALFKRSTPQANVSVSEGHFIELLPQLEAGALDLVIARIWQPQELDGIDQMALISEPVVVVAGRNHPLAKAGDVTWAGAASYPWILPQPNSVARQAVDALFAANGLPPPTNTIASLSLALNLELLQTMPALGFLPQRLAKAQAARGETVTLPLDTHDLLSEARCYWRKDQIARNATLSLFLKCLQQTTEDVQTIPFS, encoded by the coding sequence CTGGGTAAGGGCTTTCAACAGGGCATCACACTTCGGCATTTGCGTGCTCTTGTAGCGCTCTCGGATTTGAAACTGGTCGCACGAGTGTCAGAGGCGCTTGGGGTGACTCAGCCAGCAGTCTCAAAACAGATCGCCGAACTGGAAAAGATCGTCGGCGTACCTGTTGTCACGCGGGACCGAAACAGGCTCAACCTAACCCCCATTGGCGTTCGCCTTGCGGATCATGCGCGCCAAGCACTTAGTCAACTTGATCGCGCGGCTTTTGACATTGAAGCAATGACAAGTGGTGTCTCGGGGTCTGTCTCTATCGGCGTTGTCAGTTCGGTTGCATCCACCTTGTTGCCCGGCACCATTGCTCTGTTTAAGCGCAGCACCCCGCAAGCAAACGTATCCGTTTCCGAAGGGCATTTTATTGAACTATTGCCGCAGCTCGAGGCAGGAGCGTTAGACTTGGTGATCGCGAGGATTTGGCAGCCGCAGGAATTGGATGGGATCGACCAAATGGCATTGATCTCCGAGCCTGTGGTAGTTGTCGCCGGGCGAAATCATCCGCTTGCGAAAGCCGGTGATGTGACATGGGCCGGTGCCGCCAGTTATCCTTGGATACTGCCGCAACCAAATTCGGTTGCGCGCCAGGCAGTCGACGCACTTTTTGCCGCGAATGGACTGCCGCCCCCAACCAATACAATTGCGTCTTTGTCACTCGCCCTGAACCTTGAACTCTTACAGACAATGCCTGCGCTTGGCTTTCTCCCGCAACGACTGGCAAAGGCGCAGGCCGCGCGTGGTGAAACTGTGACACTACCACTTGATACGCACGACTTGCTGTCAGAAGCACGCTGTTATTGGCGCAAAGATCAGATCGCGCGAAATGCTACGTTATCGTTGTTCTTGAAGTGCCTGCAACAAACGACCGAAGATGTTCAAACCATTCCTTTTAGTTAA
- the nanR gene encoding transcriptional regulator NanR, which produces MARNGSQQTEFDVEPITRQKLSDQVFDRLWEMIVSGELKPGDTIPSERKLMEKFAVGRPAVREALQTLANKGVITISHGERSRVNELSANIALDQVDDVAKLLLSAQPSNLEHLKQVRKILEAGTVRIAAEKRNDDDVRQLRALVDRQKSQLNNPKGFIETDIAFHTAIANASRNPLLQAVTRPMLTWLFEYYKPLLHWSGREDTTLLEHTKLVDHLEVRDADAAAALMREHLDRSDPLYTNSET; this is translated from the coding sequence ATGGCACGCAACGGGTCACAACAAACGGAATTTGATGTCGAGCCCATCACGCGTCAAAAGCTCTCTGATCAAGTGTTTGATCGGCTTTGGGAGATGATCGTATCCGGAGAGCTTAAGCCGGGCGATACGATTCCGTCAGAGCGAAAGCTGATGGAGAAATTCGCCGTTGGTCGCCCCGCTGTCCGCGAAGCTTTGCAAACGCTGGCGAATAAGGGTGTTATCACGATTTCGCATGGCGAGCGAAGCCGGGTAAACGAGCTAAGTGCCAATATTGCACTAGACCAGGTGGACGATGTCGCAAAACTGCTTCTGTCAGCTCAGCCTTCCAATCTGGAGCACCTCAAGCAAGTCAGGAAAATCCTTGAGGCGGGCACCGTGCGAATTGCAGCGGAAAAGCGCAACGACGACGACGTGCGTCAACTGCGGGCGCTGGTTGACCGACAAAAAAGCCAGTTGAACAATCCCAAAGGATTCATCGAAACCGACATCGCGTTTCACACTGCAATCGCCAATGCCTCGCGAAACCCGCTGCTGCAAGCGGTGACACGCCCGATGCTGACTTGGCTTTTTGAGTACTATAAACCGTTGCTTCATTGGTCTGGTCGCGAAGACACGACACTGTTGGAGCACACGAAGTTGGTCGATCATTTAGAGGTTCGCGATGCGGATGCCGCGGCAGCATTGATGCGTGAACATCTGGACCGATCTGATCCGCTATACACGAATTCTGAGACCTGA
- the dctP gene encoding TRAP transporter substrate-binding protein DctP yields MLKTMTKTLLAGVAATALLSTVASAQTTLRIQNHQSQSSPYGVAIQKFVDDVAIMSGGDLQIEMFYSSSVVPSAETFDAAKNGILDCDMTNGSYQTGKNAAFQFVADTMGGYDTPLQYQAWVEQGGGREAINELYATHGMTFIGAHVGGQESLNSTSPLRGVADLKDFKFRSPPGMESDIFASLGASPIVMDFTEVITALESGIIDGADASTLATNLNIGVYDVAKHTTFPGFHSMSSDQLACRTDVWEGLTDQQRRIIEVAYKNVAMDLMISTLVLNGEALAKMPEMGVTTYDWSAEDRAAFRAAAQAAWQEWGAKSPEATKMVQSHEAFLRRIGLVE; encoded by the coding sequence ATGCTCAAGACCATGACCAAAACTCTGTTGGCCGGAGTAGCAGCAACTGCCTTGCTGAGCACCGTGGCGTCCGCACAGACCACGCTGCGGATTCAAAACCACCAAAGCCAATCGTCGCCATACGGCGTTGCAATTCAGAAATTCGTTGATGACGTTGCGATAATGTCCGGCGGCGATTTGCAGATCGAGATGTTCTATTCTTCGTCTGTTGTTCCATCAGCCGAGACTTTCGACGCGGCGAAGAATGGAATCCTTGATTGCGACATGACGAACGGTTCTTACCAGACAGGTAAGAACGCGGCGTTTCAATTCGTGGCAGATACGATGGGCGGTTACGATACGCCGCTACAGTATCAAGCGTGGGTTGAGCAGGGCGGTGGTCGCGAGGCAATCAACGAGCTCTATGCAACCCATGGCATGACCTTCATCGGCGCGCATGTCGGCGGGCAGGAATCGTTGAACTCAACCAGTCCGCTTCGTGGTGTGGCAGACTTGAAAGACTTCAAGTTCCGCTCTCCTCCCGGCATGGAATCTGACATCTTTGCGTCGCTTGGCGCTTCGCCGATCGTGATGGATTTCACCGAGGTCATTACCGCTCTCGAATCCGGCATCATTGACGGTGCGGACGCCTCCACATTGGCGACGAACCTGAATATCGGTGTTTATGATGTGGCCAAGCACACCACTTTCCCTGGGTTCCACTCCATGTCATCGGACCAATTGGCCTGCCGCACTGACGTTTGGGAAGGTCTGACCGACCAGCAGCGCCGTATCATCGAAGTGGCCTACAAGAACGTCGCGATGGACTTGATGATCTCGACGCTGGTCCTGAACGGCGAAGCCCTGGCCAAGATGCCAGAGATGGGCGTCACAACTTATGACTGGTCTGCAGAAGACCGTGCGGCCTTCCGCGCTGCCGCGCAGGCTGCGTGGCAGGAATGGGGCGCAAAATCACCGGAAGCCACAAAGATGGTTCAAAGCCATGAAGCCTTCCTGCGCCGGATCGGCTTGGTCGAGTAA
- a CDS encoding TRAP transporter small permease subunit produces MVEHETTGPLDKLIWAISRVTMWLPAFIVAIILFEVVLRYVFQRPTLWVNETSLWVAGAVYMFAGLYSMQQRSHIRIFILYDLAPRWLRRTFDVISTICICVFAFALIWGSFDEALEKLMTWERFGTKFNPPIPATIKPLILVTMALLALQAISNLIYDWNKDQGERQFVEGIEDLLEDLGEDHLAARPAGGAEGHSGQTPDVSQQKAKPGQGTE; encoded by the coding sequence GTGGTTGAACACGAAACAACGGGTCCGCTGGACAAACTCATTTGGGCCATCAGCCGGGTCACCATGTGGCTGCCTGCCTTCATCGTGGCAATCATTCTATTTGAAGTCGTCCTTCGTTACGTATTCCAGCGCCCGACGCTTTGGGTCAACGAAACGTCTCTCTGGGTTGCGGGAGCGGTTTATATGTTCGCCGGTCTCTATTCTATGCAGCAGCGTAGTCACATCCGCATTTTCATTCTTTACGATCTGGCTCCGCGTTGGCTGCGCCGCACCTTCGATGTGATTTCAACCATCTGCATTTGTGTTTTTGCCTTTGCACTGATCTGGGGCAGCTTCGATGAGGCGCTCGAAAAGCTGATGACCTGGGAGCGCTTTGGTACCAAATTCAACCCTCCCATTCCCGCCACCATCAAACCTTTGATCCTTGTGACTATGGCGCTGCTTGCGCTGCAGGCGATCTCAAACCTGATTTACGACTGGAACAAGGACCAAGGCGAGCGGCAGTTCGTTGAAGGGATTGAGGATCTTCTTGAGGACTTGGGAGAAGACCATCTAGCAGCCCGGCCAGCAGGTGGAGCAGAGGGTCATTCTGGCCAGACACCCGACGTAAGCCAACAAAAAGCAAAACCCGGCCAGGGGACCGAATAA
- a CDS encoding TRAP transporter large permease, with translation MDIGTISLVVLMGMLVLLAIGMPLGFASGFLAVVVMVMKFGPDLLFSNFGTGPLNLLGQRIYGITTSYVLVSVPLFIFMANLLERSGIARDMYDTLEKWMSRTRGGIAVVTALMAVVMAAMSGIIGGEVVLLGLIALPQMLRLGYDQNLAIGTICASGSLGTMIPPSIVLIFYGLITDTSIHALFQAAFVPGFILAGCYIAYILIRTNLQPHLAPLPEPREGDLTGPQKRLYGLSLILIIVAAAAAIMVARGVYFNAAGLVDEDTSYASAGYLMKAGAVSAGLVGLLVFGIGLQTAEAAWDSGKGMVAPLLVVFVVLGSIYGGVTGITEAAGIGSVAVLLLIIIRGEFSWRILQEASMRTFKSTGTIMWVTIGATALAGAYTLSGGPTYVANLIVGMDISTLSVLLIMMLVFLFMGAFMDWTGIVLLVMPVFLPIVLKLPRDELGLFGGLDSQLAVQVWFGVLFCVNMQVSFLSPPFGGAAFYLKSVAPPHITLPQIFRSFLPFIGIQIVVLMLILFVPQITTLFL, from the coding sequence ATGGACATTGGAACGATATCTCTGGTCGTCCTGATGGGCATGCTCGTCCTTCTGGCGATTGGTATGCCCTTAGGCTTCGCCTCTGGCTTTTTGGCCGTCGTGGTCATGGTAATGAAATTTGGGCCGGACCTGCTGTTCAGCAACTTCGGAACTGGTCCGTTGAACCTTCTCGGCCAACGGATTTACGGCATCACGACAAGCTATGTGCTGGTTTCCGTACCGCTTTTCATATTCATGGCCAATCTGCTCGAACGCTCCGGCATCGCGCGGGACATGTATGATACGCTTGAGAAATGGATGAGCCGCACCCGTGGTGGCATCGCCGTGGTGACCGCCTTGATGGCTGTAGTCATGGCCGCCATGTCTGGCATCATCGGGGGCGAAGTCGTATTGCTGGGCCTGATCGCGCTGCCACAAATGCTGCGGCTGGGCTATGATCAAAACCTCGCCATCGGCACGATCTGCGCGAGCGGCAGTCTTGGCACGATGATCCCGCCATCCATCGTTCTGATTTTTTACGGGCTGATCACCGATACTTCGATCCACGCGCTCTTTCAGGCAGCCTTTGTGCCGGGTTTTATTCTGGCCGGATGTTACATCGCCTACATCCTGATCCGCACCAACCTACAACCGCATCTTGCCCCATTGCCCGAACCACGCGAAGGCGATCTGACTGGCCCGCAAAAGCGCCTTTATGGCCTGTCTCTGATCCTGATCATTGTCGCGGCTGCCGCTGCGATCATGGTGGCACGGGGGGTGTACTTCAATGCCGCCGGGCTTGTTGACGAAGACACGAGCTATGCAAGCGCGGGCTATCTGATGAAAGCAGGCGCGGTGTCGGCAGGATTGGTCGGGTTGCTGGTCTTCGGGATCGGTCTACAAACTGCCGAAGCCGCGTGGGATAGCGGTAAGGGCATGGTAGCCCCGCTTCTGGTCGTGTTTGTCGTGCTTGGGTCCATTTATGGCGGCGTCACAGGCATTACAGAGGCTGCCGGAATCGGCTCAGTTGCTGTCTTGCTGTTGATCATCATTCGCGGCGAGTTTTCCTGGCGTATTCTTCAAGAAGCCTCGATGCGCACGTTCAAATCCACAGGCACGATCATGTGGGTCACCATCGGGGCAACGGCGCTCGCAGGTGCCTACACGCTTTCGGGCGGTCCGACATACGTTGCCAATCTCATTGTTGGAATGGACATCTCGACGCTCAGCGTTCTGCTGATCATGATGCTTGTCTTTCTATTTATGGGGGCCTTCATGGACTGGACGGGCATTGTGCTGCTGGTCATGCCGGTCTTTTTGCCTATTGTCCTGAAGCTGCCGCGTGATGAGCTTGGCCTCTTTGGTGGCCTTGATAGCCAACTCGCGGTGCAGGTTTGGTTCGGCGTTCTGTTCTGCGTGAACATGCAGGTGAGCTTCCTGTCGCCCCCATTTGGCGGTGCTGCATTTTACCTGAAATCCGTCGCCCCACCGCATATCACGCTGCCTCAGATTTTCCGAAGCTTCTTGCCCTTCATTGGCATTCAGATTGTCGTCTTGATGCTGATCCTGTTTGTGCCTCAAATCACGACGTTGTTCCTATGA
- a CDS encoding ribulose-bisphosphate carboxylase large subunit family protein, producing the protein MTDPTRIEADYLIETAYPPEQAAEIMAGEQSSGTFRPVPGETPELKERAAARVERLELLGTVEAPSLPGSGQTIDGQVYQQAHVTLSWPLDNLGPSLPNLIATIAGNLFELKPFSGLRLLDVRLPSAFAAAYPGPKFGMDGTRRLAGVEGRPLIGTIIKPSVGLSAEATGALAAELCEGGIDFIKDDELQADGPACPFDDRVHAVMAAVNAAADRTGKKTMVAFNLTGEIDEMRRRHDLVLAEGGTCIMASVTGVGMSGMIALGRHTELPIHAHRCGWGALTRSPVLGWAYPAWSKLWRLAGADHMHVNGIDNKFTEDNDSVIASARSLSDPMFEANPMRAVPVFSSGQTVHQAPATLAAAGSPDLLVTAGGGVVAHPDGVAAGVMAMREAYDAALSGIEVQDYAKDHPALAAALEAY; encoded by the coding sequence ATGACCGATCCCACTCGCATTGAAGCCGACTACCTGATTGAAACGGCATATCCCCCCGAACAAGCCGCGGAAATCATGGCGGGCGAGCAGTCTTCCGGCACGTTCCGTCCGGTTCCGGGGGAGACACCCGAACTAAAGGAACGCGCTGCAGCACGGGTTGAGCGTTTGGAGTTGTTGGGCACGGTTGAAGCACCATCTTTGCCAGGGTCAGGTCAAACTATAGACGGCCAAGTCTACCAGCAGGCACACGTCACCCTGTCATGGCCCTTGGACAATCTCGGACCATCCTTACCGAACCTGATCGCAACGATCGCGGGCAACCTTTTTGAGCTGAAGCCATTCTCCGGCCTCCGCTTGCTGGATGTTCGTCTGCCATCGGCTTTCGCGGCGGCCTATCCGGGGCCGAAGTTCGGGATGGATGGTACACGCAGACTTGCCGGTGTCGAAGGCCGACCGTTGATCGGGACGATCATCAAACCCAGCGTTGGATTAAGTGCCGAAGCGACGGGTGCGTTAGCTGCCGAACTCTGCGAAGGCGGCATCGACTTTATAAAGGACGACGAATTACAGGCCGACGGCCCCGCGTGCCCCTTCGATGATCGGGTCCATGCCGTGATGGCTGCGGTCAACGCGGCTGCGGACCGGACAGGCAAGAAGACGATGGTGGCCTTTAACCTGACCGGCGAAATTGACGAGATGCGCCGCCGCCACGATCTGGTTCTGGCCGAAGGCGGCACCTGTATCATGGCGAGCGTCACCGGGGTCGGTATGTCGGGCATGATCGCACTTGGCCGTCATACGGAGCTGCCGATCCACGCGCATCGTTGTGGCTGGGGCGCGCTCACGCGGTCCCCGGTGCTTGGTTGGGCCTATCCCGCATGGTCTAAGCTTTGGCGTTTGGCTGGTGCAGACCACATGCACGTCAACGGGATCGACAACAAGTTCACCGAAGACAATGACAGCGTCATCGCTTCGGCACGGTCCTTGTCTGATCCTATGTTTGAGGCCAACCCCATGCGGGCCGTACCAGTCTTTTCTTCCGGCCAGACCGTGCATCAGGCACCAGCCACATTGGCAGCAGCCGGATCGCCCGATTTGCTCGTGACGGCAGGTGGCGGCGTAGTCGCGCACCCGGATGGCGTTGCTGCGGGTGTGATGGCGATGCGGGAGGCCTATGACGCGGCCCTGTCCGGCATTGAAGTGCAGGATTATGCCAAGGATCACCCAGCCCTTGCCGCAGCCCTGGAGGCCTACTAA
- a CDS encoding four-carbon acid sugar kinase family protein, giving the protein MTAPLLTFYGDDFTGSSAVMEVLSFAGIPTMLFLEAPGEEVLSRFPELQAVGVAGVARSKNPAWMRAHLPTVFEGLKKLGAHLMHYKVCSTFDSAPETGSIGAAAELGKQIFNPEWIPLVVGAPAIGRYQIFGNLFAAAGDGVHRLDRHPVMSRHPITPMDEADLGRHLSRQTDLRMGCVDFRTMTTGEADTALRTAISSGAEIIALDAMDDATLQEAGRIIAEGDTSFAIGSQGVEYALVAHWRASGQLAQEHATPRLTPVDQLFAVSGSCAPTTAAQIDFAQAKGFEILDFDATQAVDPDALQAETDRVRQTSLQLLSEGRDVLVTSARGPNDPSLARMSEAIDRAGISNAEANENLGRALGNLVAEIRLETGLPRAAIGGGDTSGHALTALHAEALSAVAPLAPGAPLCRIHSARAPKIDGLEVTLKGGQMGAPDFFIHAKSGDA; this is encoded by the coding sequence GTGACCGCCCCGCTGCTCACATTCTATGGCGATGACTTCACCGGCTCTTCAGCGGTAATGGAGGTGCTGAGTTTTGCGGGTATTCCGACGATGTTGTTCCTGGAGGCGCCGGGCGAGGAGGTTTTGTCCCGCTTTCCTGAGTTGCAGGCTGTCGGGGTGGCAGGGGTGGCGCGTTCTAAAAATCCAGCCTGGATGCGGGCACATTTACCGACAGTGTTCGAAGGATTGAAAAAGCTTGGCGCGCATTTAATGCACTACAAGGTCTGCTCGACCTTCGACAGTGCGCCCGAAACAGGCTCTATTGGAGCAGCGGCGGAATTGGGGAAACAGATATTCAATCCCGAATGGATACCGCTTGTGGTCGGCGCTCCTGCTATCGGGCGCTACCAGATCTTTGGGAACTTGTTCGCGGCAGCGGGGGATGGAGTGCATCGCCTTGACCGCCACCCGGTCATGTCTCGCCATCCCATAACGCCCATGGATGAAGCCGATCTGGGACGGCATTTGTCCCGCCAGACCGATTTGCGAATGGGTTGTGTCGATTTCCGTACCATGACAACCGGCGAGGCGGATACCGCGTTGAGGACAGCAATCTCCAGCGGTGCTGAGATCATTGCGCTCGATGCGATGGACGACGCGACATTGCAGGAAGCCGGACGCATAATCGCGGAAGGCGACACATCCTTCGCCATTGGGTCACAAGGGGTGGAATACGCGCTTGTCGCCCATTGGCGCGCCTCGGGCCAGCTTGCGCAGGAACACGCTACGCCACGGCTCACCCCGGTTGATCAGCTTTTTGCCGTCTCCGGGTCCTGCGCGCCGACGACCGCAGCGCAGATTGACTTTGCTCAGGCCAAAGGGTTCGAGATACTCGACTTTGATGCCACGCAGGCGGTCGACCCGGACGCGCTGCAAGCCGAGACGGATCGCGTGCGACAAACATCATTGCAGCTTCTGTCCGAAGGCCGAGATGTTCTGGTGACCTCTGCCCGTGGACCAAACGATCCTTCCCTCGCACGCATGTCCGAGGCGATAGATCGCGCCGGGATCAGCAATGCCGAAGCCAATGAAAATTTGGGTCGAGCCTTAGGCAATCTGGTTGCAGAAATCCGGCTTGAAACAGGCCTGCCACGCGCAGCAATCGGCGGTGGGGATACGTCAGGCCACGCGCTGACGGCGTTGCACGCCGAGGCCTTGTCGGCAGTAGCGCCCCTCGCACCGGGCGCACCTCTTTGCCGTATCCACAGCGCTCGCGCGCCAAAGATCGATGGCCTCGAAGTCACTTTGAAGGGTGGCCAGATGGGTGCCCCCGACTTCTTCATTCACGCTAAATCAGGGGATGCTTGA
- a CDS encoding phosphogluconate dehydrogenase C-terminal domain-containing protein, which translates to MTSIALFGAGGKMGVRLAMNLKEAPYDLLPVEVNPEGQARLQAETGLTCVEQGQALSAADTVILAVPDRAIGKVLSGFVDELKPGTAVIMLDAAAPHADTLPERDDITYFVAHPCHPPLFNDETETDAKTDYFGGIAAKQHIVCALAQGPEEHYAKCEEIARVFYGPVMRSHRVTVEQMALLEPALSESVGATFAKVLKDATDEAARRGIPYQAAEDFLLGHLTILLAVAFGVQPGGKLSDGCMKAIEEAEPVIFKDGWMDNIFSAEAVKASVKSICD; encoded by the coding sequence ATGACAAGCATCGCTCTCTTCGGCGCAGGCGGTAAAATGGGCGTACGTCTGGCCATGAACCTCAAGGAAGCGCCATATGACCTGCTTCCCGTAGAAGTGAACCCTGAGGGTCAGGCCCGGCTCCAAGCTGAAACGGGTTTGACGTGTGTAGAACAAGGGCAAGCCTTGAGTGCCGCGGACACCGTGATCCTCGCCGTGCCGGATCGGGCTATTGGCAAGGTGCTTTCAGGTTTTGTGGACGAGCTGAAGCCGGGCACCGCCGTGATCATGCTGGATGCCGCAGCACCCCACGCCGACACTTTGCCGGAACGCGACGACATCACGTATTTCGTTGCGCACCCTTGCCACCCGCCGCTGTTCAACGACGAAACTGAAACGGACGCCAAGACCGACTACTTCGGTGGCATCGCGGCAAAGCAACACATCGTATGTGCCCTGGCTCAAGGTCCGGAAGAACACTATGCAAAATGTGAGGAAATCGCCCGGGTCTTCTATGGCCCTGTCATGCGGTCTCACCGTGTGACGGTCGAGCAAATGGCTCTTCTGGAACCGGCGTTGTCGGAATCAGTCGGGGCAACTTTTGCCAAAGTCTTGAAAGACGCCACGGATGAGGCCGCGCGCCGGGGTATTCCCTATCAGGCGGCAGAGGACTTCCTGCTTGGCCACCTGACGATCCTTTTGGCCGTGGCCTTCGGTGTCCAGCCCGGTGGCAAGCTGTCGGACGGCTGTATGAAAGCCATCGAAGAGGCCGAACCTGTGATCTTCAAGGATGGATGGATGGACAACATTTTTTCAGCCGAGGCTGTGAAGGCATCTGTGAAATCCATTTGTGATTGA
- a CDS encoding glycoside hydrolase family 108 protein, which produces MLQDNAHTATNRGVTQAAANAADAERSVGAVEGVEQGCRGWVELDSRYWHVNDLGVSARIEVHRITGGIPGGNDEATELVQTHELHYEAEAGERLDEPSSPAEALTDGNCRILLGGEDGFEAGAYYRLKLTPRDNPDQARKFVILPAVVADDDVTSVPEGTPAADLEQRRAIADDTTGQRSAPLTLATTVDRYMRVPDGSPSSAAQWTTTPFVMPCAEATQPHQIDLRWIHFFNPRDFIYDHLLDLEGGGVNDPADRGGATNKGITIATWQRFSQTLFGIAGTVETLRNITDDQVYEITLAGYWRQFWCDRINQHDIAIQYLDTCFNGGGVNVLQRAINRVANAQGKQNWTTTVDSSMGFNTLKQANRIIECGHTRDFYVAYREERIARFHRIVANNPSQQRFIRGWINRANDFDAF; this is translated from the coding sequence ATGCTACAGGACAACGCTCACACCGCAACCAACCGTGGCGTCACCCAAGCCGCCGCAAACGCCGCCGATGCCGAACGATCTGTGGGTGCCGTTGAGGGCGTAGAACAGGGTTGCCGGGGGTGGGTCGAACTGGACTCGCGCTACTGGCATGTCAACGACCTTGGCGTCAGCGCACGTATCGAAGTGCATCGGATCACCGGCGGCATACCTGGCGGAAACGACGAGGCGACAGAGTTGGTCCAAACGCATGAGTTGCACTATGAAGCCGAAGCCGGCGAACGCCTAGATGAACCATCCTCCCCGGCTGAGGCTTTGACGGACGGGAATTGCCGCATCTTGCTGGGCGGCGAAGACGGGTTCGAAGCCGGGGCGTATTACCGCCTGAAGCTGACTCCGCGCGACAATCCGGATCAAGCCCGCAAATTCGTCATTCTGCCTGCGGTCGTCGCAGATGATGATGTGACAAGCGTGCCCGAAGGCACACCTGCCGCTGATCTGGAACAACGACGAGCCATCGCAGACGACACCACTGGTCAACGGAGCGCGCCATTGACCCTTGCCACCACGGTTGACCGGTATATGCGCGTGCCTGACGGAAGTCCGTCGAGCGCTGCGCAGTGGACAACCACACCGTTTGTGATGCCCTGCGCTGAAGCCACACAACCACATCAGATCGATCTGCGCTGGATTCATTTCTTCAACCCGCGCGATTTCATCTATGACCATCTCCTCGATCTCGAAGGGGGGGGTGTGAATGATCCCGCGGATCGCGGCGGCGCGACAAACAAGGGAATAACAATCGCAACCTGGCAACGCTTCTCTCAAACGCTGTTTGGCATTGCCGGCACGGTCGAGACACTCAGAAACATCACCGACGATCAGGTCTATGAAATCACTTTGGCGGGATATTGGCGTCAATTCTGGTGCGACAGGATCAACCAGCACGATATCGCGATCCAGTATCTGGATACGTGCTTTAACGGTGGTGGCGTGAATGTGCTACAACGCGCGATAAACCGCGTGGCGAATGCACAGGGCAAACAGAACTGGACAACCACCGTCGATAGTTCAATGGGGTTCAACACGCTGAAACAAGCCAATCGCATCATAGAATGCGGACATACCAGGGATTTTTATGTGGCCTACAGGGAAGAGAGAATTGCGCGTTTTCATCGGATCGTGGCGAACAACCCCAGTCAGCAGCGTTTCATTAGAGGGTGGATCAACAGGGCCAATGACTTCGATGCATTCTAG
- a CDS encoding VPLPA-CTERM sorting domain-containing protein, with translation MTKFTQKIKFAVASVATSLIVASAASASTLANFVAEFDAADDLLRLSGDITSTASTFSQIGFDWDGALDGFDFSSATLVSSNLGGSIGTPVGATSAGSFGVVGIPSAPLTAPVSFDFLVSVSGIDGLFATELIDFVICDVCAPGSLGFENIQDVGTAVAADLEAPSPVPLPAAAWMLLIALGSLFSFKRRGA, from the coding sequence ATGACTAAATTTACACAGAAAATAAAGTTCGCTGTTGCGTCCGTAGCAACGAGCCTTATTGTCGCTAGCGCTGCGAGTGCTTCAACCTTAGCAAATTTTGTAGCAGAATTTGATGCTGCTGATGATCTTCTTCGACTATCCGGGGACATTACGAGCACTGCTTCCACTTTTAGCCAAATCGGATTTGACTGGGACGGTGCATTGGATGGCTTCGACTTTTCCAGCGCGACACTTGTGAGCAGCAATTTAGGCGGATCGATAGGCACACCAGTGGGTGCAACTTCGGCTGGGTCTTTTGGAGTTGTAGGGATACCATCAGCGCCGTTGACCGCTCCAGTGAGCTTCGACTTCCTGGTTTCTGTTTCGGGGATTGATGGTCTTTTTGCGACTGAGTTGATAGACTTTGTAATTTGCGATGTATGCGCGCCGGGTTCTTTGGGGTTTGAAAACATTCAAGACGTTGGGACGGCAGTTGCCGCCGATCTGGAAGCGCCGTCTCCGGTACCGCTACCCGCTGCAGCTTGGATGCTGTTAATAGCTCTCGGGAGTCTTTTCTCATTTAAAAGACGGGGTGCCTAG